In Clostridium sp. JN-1, one genomic interval encodes:
- a CDS encoding alpha/beta fold hydrolase: MEKIQFQKGSFALNEDSNFNFQLNRTVMWDGGDINDIKAISHKIKDSASWKKEMIELGDKAKKEERIKEAIAYYRMSEFFMYDGDADKIKYYQLATDLFYEYYQDYFKDGVVQRFNVPYENVNLPVMFVKAIGERKDTILLHGGNDSYYEEFFFPMLYFAQNGFDVYLFEGPGQGGVMRVQGKHFTHEWEKPVKAILNFFELNNVTIIGASLGGMLAPRAAAFDKRIGRVIAWSVFTNFMNVLISTQPSSIQKLTRFCLKFHLGFFINFAFNNKAKRGNELVKWGLSHGMYAYEAKSPYEYIKKIDQYQIIDIADKIDQDILIIGASKDHFIDYRTVGTEIDALTNVKSLSVRIFTEKENGEGHCNVGNPKLCFDTMINWMEQIKQRDKK, translated from the coding sequence ATGGAAAAAATACAATTTCAAAAAGGATCATTTGCACTTAACGAAGATTCAAATTTTAATTTTCAGTTAAATCGTACTGTAATGTGGGATGGAGGTGATATTAACGATATAAAAGCCATTTCACATAAAATTAAAGATAGTGCATCTTGGAAAAAAGAAATGATAGAGCTTGGTGATAAAGCGAAGAAAGAAGAACGAATAAAAGAAGCAATTGCATATTATCGCATGAGTGAATTTTTTATGTATGATGGTGATGCGGATAAAATCAAATATTACCAGTTGGCTACAGATTTATTTTATGAGTATTATCAAGACTATTTTAAGGATGGAGTGGTACAACGATTTAATGTACCATATGAAAATGTAAATTTGCCAGTTATGTTTGTAAAAGCAATTGGTGAGCGAAAAGATACTATATTACTACATGGCGGAAATGATTCTTATTATGAGGAATTCTTTTTTCCTATGTTATACTTTGCACAGAATGGATTTGATGTTTATTTATTTGAAGGACCTGGTCAGGGGGGAGTTATGAGGGTACAGGGGAAACATTTTACTCATGAATGGGAAAAACCTGTAAAAGCAATTTTGAATTTTTTTGAATTAAATAATGTCACGATTATTGGTGCATCGTTAGGAGGAATGCTTGCACCACGTGCAGCAGCATTTGATAAGAGGATAGGACGTGTGATAGCTTGGTCGGTTTTTACTAATTTTATGAATGTTTTAATTTCTACGCAACCGTCCTCTATACAGAAACTAACACGATTTTGTCTCAAGTTTCACCTTGGTTTCTTTATTAATTTTGCATTTAATAACAAAGCGAAAAGAGGAAATGAACTTGTGAAATGGGGGTTAAGTCATGGTATGTACGCATATGAAGCCAAATCACCGTATGAATATATTAAAAAGATTGATCAATATCAAATAATAGATATTGCAGATAAAATTGATCAGGATATTTTGATTATAGGTGCTTCGAAGGATCACTTTATTGATTATCGAACAGTAGGTACTGAAATAGATGCACTCACAAATGTAAAATCATTGTCAGTTAGAATTTTTACTGAAAAAGAAAATGGAGAAGGGCATTGCAATGTAGGAAATCCGAAACTGTGTTTTGATACTATGATCAACTGGATGGAGCAAATCAAGCAGAGAGATAAGAAGTAA
- a CDS encoding helix-turn-helix domain-containing protein, with translation MKYYTDHIIIVADYSEPKEHSHFAMQMIIGIEDDVMCTIDGNEVRGRGIIIETKIKHTARIGHGKMLVVLVEKTSEFAAVLTKKMLISQGEKYGYLSESLINKVRKIVLDKENDNKLNHIEALLQEEFDLYTPQIAEYDNRIRDCIKYIDSCETIEANIFEQLETVSFLSKSRLSHLFRNEVQISLAGYLVIAKIKKAYEFVQLGEDLSTAAVHAGFNSPSHFAATVKRNFGNSFSEMGIK, from the coding sequence ATGAAATATTATACGGATCATATTATTATAGTGGCTGATTATAGTGAACCAAAAGAGCATAGTCATTTTGCTATGCAGATGATAATTGGTATAGAAGACGATGTAATGTGTACAATTGATGGTAATGAGGTAAGAGGGAGAGGAATTATCATAGAAACTAAAATAAAACATACTGCGAGAATAGGTCACGGGAAAATGTTAGTAGTACTGGTAGAGAAAACGAGTGAATTTGCTGCTGTACTAACTAAAAAAATGTTGATTTCTCAGGGAGAAAAGTATGGTTATCTTTCTGAATCGCTTATAAACAAAGTTAGGAAAATTGTACTTGATAAAGAGAATGATAATAAACTCAATCATATTGAGGCATTATTACAGGAGGAATTTGATTTATACACTCCCCAAATTGCAGAGTATGACAACAGAATTAGAGATTGCATAAAATATATAGATAGTTGTGAAACAATTGAAGCAAATATTTTTGAACAATTAGAAACTGTATCATTTCTTTCAAAGAGTCGGCTGTCACATTTGTTTAGAAATGAAGTACAGATATCATTGGCAGGTTATTTGGTAATTGCAAAGATAAAAAAAGCATACGAATTTGTTCAATTAGGTGAAGATTTGAGTACAGCAGCCGTACATGCTGGATTTAATAGTCCATCACATTTTGCAGCAACAGTGAAAAGAAATTTTGGAAACTCATTTTCTGAAATGGGTATAAAATAG
- a CDS encoding DUF3795 domain-containing protein encodes MKRELEIARCGLACCLCSENTKCTGCNTGECPDKEWCQNRKCSIEKGIDACYLCEEECHKGLLNKIKHYGFTLFIKRYLFNCSWQYSIVQ; translated from the coding sequence ATGAAGAGAGAGTTGGAAATCGCACGTTGTGGACTTGCTTGCTGTTTGTGTTCAGAAAATACTAAATGTACTGGATGTAATACAGGTGAATGTCCAGATAAAGAATGGTGTCAAAATCGTAAATGTTCTATAGAAAAAGGTATAGATGCTTGTTATTTATGTGAAGAAGAGTGTCATAAAGGGTTATTAAACAAAATAAAGCATTATGGATTTACTCTATTTATTAAGAGATATCTATTTAATTGTTCTTGGCAATATAGTATCGTTCAATGA
- a CDS encoding ClbS/DfsB family four-helix bundle protein, with product MAGYLNRQELILEISNRAKLFIEEFTDIDEKDKDRLIDGVDRTPTQMIAYQLGWMNLILDWENQEQQGHIVITPTPDYKWNNLGGLYESFYKQYKGCSLKELCTMFIKEEQQIIELINSYTDVELFQQGGRRWSSSTPSNWAIWKWIHINTVAPFKSFRTKIRKWKKLQQK from the coding sequence GTGGCAGGATACCTAAATAGACAAGAGTTGATTTTAGAAATTTCAAATCGTGCAAAATTATTCATCGAAGAATTCACTGATATTGATGAAAAAGATAAAGATAGGTTAATTGATGGGGTTGACAGAACACCTACTCAAATGATTGCTTATCAGTTGGGTTGGATGAATCTCATTCTTGATTGGGAGAATCAAGAACAGCAAGGACATATTGTTATAACGCCAACTCCAGACTATAAATGGAATAACCTCGGTGGTTTATATGAAAGTTTTTATAAACAATATAAAGGATGTAGCCTTAAAGAGTTGTGTACCATGTTTATAAAGGAAGAACAACAAATTATTGAATTGATTAATAGCTATACAGATGTTGAATTATTTCAGCAGGGTGGAAGAAGATGGTCATCATCAACTCCATCTAATTGGGCAATATGGAAATGGATTCATATCAATACTGTTGCACCGTTTAAGTCTTTTAGAACAAAAATACGAAAGTGGAAAAAGTTGCAACAAAAATAA
- a CDS encoding EFR1 family ferrodoxin (N-terminal region resembles flavodoxins. C-terminal ferrodoxin region binds two 4Fe-4S clusters.) translates to MLGIYFSGTGNTKHCIELFVKELDAGAKCISIEDEGVLDEIDKSDFIILAYPIYFSNLPKIMRDFILQNKTKFMGKKVFIIATMGLFSGDGTGCSARLLAKCGAEIVGGLHLKMPDCIGDEKALKKTIEQNKIIVKQAYIKIKKSANSLKNGHATQEGIGFLYHIAGLFGQRLWFYGKTKNYSDKLKINTEKCVGCGVCTKLCPMKNLSIVNGRAVQNGRCTMCYRCISNCPQQAITLLGKNLYEQCKIEKYI, encoded by the coding sequence ATGTTAGGAATATATTTTAGCGGAACAGGTAACACAAAGCATTGTATTGAACTGTTCGTAAAAGAACTTGATGCAGGGGCAAAGTGTATTTCTATTGAAGATGAGGGCGTCTTAGATGAAATAGATAAGAGTGATTTTATTATTTTAGCGTATCCGATATATTTTAGCAATTTACCTAAAATAATGAGAGATTTTATTTTGCAAAATAAAACCAAATTCATGGGTAAAAAAGTTTTTATCATTGCAACTATGGGTTTGTTCAGTGGTGATGGCACAGGTTGCAGTGCAAGGTTACTTGCTAAATGTGGTGCTGAGATTGTTGGCGGGCTTCATTTAAAAATGCCCGATTGTATAGGTGATGAAAAAGCGTTAAAGAAAACAATAGAGCAAAATAAAATTATTGTAAAGCAAGCGTATATAAAAATAAAAAAGTCTGCAAATAGCCTAAAAAACGGACATGCAACACAGGAGGGAATTGGTTTTCTCTATCATATTGCAGGTCTTTTCGGTCAAAGACTTTGGTTCTATGGTAAAACAAAAAATTATTCAGATAAGCTTAAAATCAACACTGAAAAATGTGTCGGCTGCGGGGTCTGTACTAAACTATGCCCAATGAAAAACTTATCTATTGTAAATGGTAGAGCAGTACAAAATGGAAGATGCACTATGTGCTATCGGTGTATAAGCAATTGTCCTCAACAAGCAATTACTCTGCTAGGGAAAAATCTATATGAGCAATGCAAAATAGAGAAATATATCTGA
- a CDS encoding CPBP family intramembrane glutamic endopeptidase, translated as MEQYIKELLVPILWEALFIISCVFLPKDYYIYTNFLFYFGIIVYFLKKGYFSLNELKKNLIAGKKFWIPVALTILCLILAFAVSYLPKMFFPNLDEGMIGLKRDNWTRLVLFAISTIIFPPLAEELFYRKAIINFQSKPILFLSTIIGMILYALEHSLSLYGVLMTMIWSIPFSISYIKTKNIYIPIMAHFIVNLIGNGSSAIITAIHFLH; from the coding sequence ATGGAACAATATATAAAAGAATTATTAGTACCAATTTTGTGGGAAGCTTTATTCATCATATCCTGTGTTTTTTTGCCAAAGGATTACTATATATATACTAACTTTTTATTCTATTTTGGAATTATAGTATATTTTTTGAAAAAGGGATATTTCTCTCTAAATGAATTAAAGAAAAACTTAATCGCAGGAAAAAAGTTTTGGATACCTGTAGCACTAACAATTTTATGCTTGATTTTAGCTTTTGCAGTAAGTTATTTGCCTAAAATGTTTTTCCCTAATTTAGATGAAGGAATGATTGGTTTAAAAAGAGATAATTGGACAAGGCTAGTTTTATTTGCGATATCAACCATAATATTTCCGCCTTTGGCAGAAGAATTGTTTTATCGAAAGGCGATAATAAATTTTCAAAGCAAGCCAATATTATTTTTATCAACTATTATAGGTATGATTTTATATGCATTAGAACACTCACTTAGTTTGTATGGAGTTTTGATGACGATGATATGGTCAATTCCTTTTAGCATTTCATATATAAAAACAAAAAATATTTATATTCCTATAATGGCGCACTTTATTGTAAATTTGATTGGCAACGGAAGTTCTGCAATAATTACAGCTATTCATTTTCTACACTAA
- a CDS encoding GNAT family N-acetyltransferase translates to MTIQTERLEIIPLTFNQLKLWIEDIPGLEKELGCSYKAEPMEGFFLGIVKGQYEITQKDPNNYLWHSFFFLIRKEDRVAVGSADFKDIPNENGEVEIGYGLGKEFEHNGYMTEAVKAMCEWALKQNDVTSVIAETDLDGLASQKILGHCGFKKYKQEETIWWKLST, encoded by the coding sequence ATGACAATACAAACTGAGCGCTTGGAGATTATCCCTCTAACTTTTAATCAATTAAAATTATGGATTGAAGATATTCCTGGACTTGAAAAAGAATTAGGCTGTTCCTATAAGGCAGAACCAATGGAAGGATTTTTTCTTGGAATAGTAAAGGGACAGTATGAAATAACACAAAAAGATCCTAATAATTATTTATGGCACAGCTTTTTTTTCTTAATTCGTAAGGAGGATAGGGTTGCAGTAGGTTCAGCGGATTTTAAAGATATTCCTAATGAAAATGGTGAAGTTGAGATTGGATATGGTTTAGGTAAAGAGTTTGAGCACAACGGCTATATGACAGAAGCTGTAAAAGCAATGTGTGAGTGGGCATTAAAACAAAATGACGTTACGAGTGTAATTGCAGAAACTGATTTAGATGGTTTGGCTTCTCAAAAGATTTTAGGGCATTGTGGATTCAAAAAATATAAACAAGAAGAAACTATATGGTGGAAATTATCAACATAG
- a CDS encoding TfoX/Sxy family protein, which translates to MGELSRFPNIGKEVESQLNKVGIYTFDELKDIGAEQAWLKIQEIDTSACIHRLLALEGAIQGIKKTLLPQERKAELKDFYNWHKCK; encoded by the coding sequence ATGGGGGAATTATCAAGGTTTCCTAATATCGGAAAAGAAGTTGAAAGTCAGTTGAATAAAGTAGGTATATATACTTTTGATGAATTGAAAGATATTGGAGCAGAACAAGCCTGGTTAAAAATACAAGAAATTGATACCTCTGCGTGTATTCATAGATTATTAGCACTTGAAGGTGCAATTCAAGGTATTAAGAAGACACTTTTACCACAGGAACGAAAGGCAGAGTTAAAAGATTTTTATAATTGGCATAAATGTAAGTGA
- a CDS encoding pentapeptide repeat-containing protein encodes MKIREKSKGRLEQLKADCSKCSGLCCTALFFSKIDGFPENKEAGKPCTKLQNDYRCKIHHELEKRNMKGCIGYDCFGAGQHVTQCIYKGETWQTSQEQSKEIFDVFVIIFQLYQIRYFLEESKIIIPAKELWGDIQDLINENEALCNSTPQSILDIDIESYRNKVNIVLKQVCDSIIKCFKNSDNKRLTEFLGRNFKKRDMSGLDLSMKLLIAANFDSCIFDGTIFLGADTRDTNFSNADLREAVFLTQGQINSAKGNRNTKLPKHLDYPITWK; translated from the coding sequence ATGAAGATACGTGAAAAAAGTAAGGGAAGATTAGAGCAATTAAAAGCAGATTGCTCAAAATGCAGTGGTTTATGTTGTACAGCATTATTTTTTTCAAAAATAGATGGTTTTCCAGAGAATAAAGAAGCAGGTAAACCTTGTACAAAGCTACAAAATGATTATCGTTGTAAGATTCATCATGAATTGGAAAAGCGTAATATGAAAGGTTGTATAGGATATGATTGCTTTGGGGCAGGACAGCATGTAACACAATGTATTTATAAAGGTGAGACATGGCAAACCTCACAAGAACAATCAAAAGAAATATTCGATGTCTTTGTAATTATTTTTCAATTATATCAAATACGTTACTTTTTAGAAGAATCAAAAATAATAATTCCAGCAAAAGAATTATGGGGTGATATTCAAGATTTGATTAATGAAAATGAAGCCCTATGTAATTCCACTCCACAAAGTATTCTTGACATTGACATTGAGAGTTATAGAAACAAAGTTAATATCGTCTTAAAGCAAGTCTGTGATTCTATTATAAAGTGTTTTAAGAATAGTGATAATAAGAGGTTAACAGAGTTCTTAGGAAGAAATTTTAAAAAAAGAGATATGAGTGGATTAGACTTGAGCATGAAATTATTAATTGCAGCTAATTTTGATAGTTGTATATTTGACGGAACAATTTTTTTAGGAGCAGATACAAGAGATACGAATTTTAGTAATGCTGATTTAAGAGAAGCTGTTTTTTTAACACAAGGGCAAATTAATTCTGCTAAAGGAAATAGAAATACGAAATTACCAAAACATTTGGATTATCCAATAACATGGAAATAA
- a CDS encoding GyrI-like domain-containing protein, whose amino-acid sequence MNINIEMIPSYKIAYIRRTGPYGSENVQIMEQLKSWAKEKNLFNENSIILGIAQDNPKFIEPKDCRYDTCLVVSDEFKVDNKYINFGKIIGGKYCVFKISHTVDAMQRAWMEIFSELSKRNYGFDDKRPIIERYAIQMINKHCCEICVPIL is encoded by the coding sequence ATGAATATCAATATTGAAATGATACCATCATATAAAATTGCTTATATACGAAGAACAGGTCCATACGGTTCAGAGAATGTGCAAATAATGGAGCAATTAAAAAGTTGGGCTAAAGAAAAAAACTTATTTAATGAAAATTCAATCATATTAGGAATAGCTCAAGATAACCCAAAATTCATAGAACCTAAAGATTGCCGTTATGATACATGTTTAGTTGTTTCAGATGAATTTAAGGTTGATAATAAGTATATTAATTTTGGAAAAATTATTGGTGGAAAATATTGCGTATTTAAAATAAGTCATACAGTAGATGCTATGCAAAGAGCATGGATGGAGATATTTTCGGAGTTATCAAAAAGAAATTACGGATTTGATGATAAAAGACCTATCATTGAACGCTATGCAATACAGATGATAAATAAGCATTGCTGTGAAATTTGTGTACCAATATTATAA
- a CDS encoding FeoA family protein, whose translation MNSMNSLKDLKQGQTAKVKSILSTGSIRRRLQDIGLIEGTEVECLQKSPAGDPVAYLIRGAVIALRSEDSSNVLIY comes from the coding sequence ATGAATAGTATGAACTCATTAAAAGATTTAAAGCAAGGTCAAACGGCAAAAGTAAAATCTATATTGTCTACAGGCAGTATACGAAGGAGATTGCAGGATATCGGTCTTATTGAAGGAACCGAAGTAGAATGTCTGCAAAAAAGCCCGGCGGGAGACCCGGTTGCCTACTTAATCAGAGGGGCAGTTATTGCGTTAAGGTCAGAAGATTCTTCAAATGTTTTGATCTACTAA
- the feoB gene encoding ferrous iron transport protein B: MGLTNDSTGIKAVDSGLVIKKSTPDDKVIAVAGNPNVGKSTVFNNLTGLNQHTGNWPGKTVTNAQGYCHYADSTYVLVDIPGTYSLMAHSVEEEVARNFICFGDPDAVVVVCDATCLERNFNLVLQTLEITNKVVVCVNLMDEAKKKNIRIDLDAISQKLGVPVVGTTARKKKSLGKLMQSVSQLLCQPEEKSPFQIKYSKPIEDAIAYLEPFIKQKIEKKINTRWLSLKLLDYDETLITALNEYLGYELISDEEIQKELNLAKKILSDGGITSDALRDKIVSGLVLAAEYICSDTVHFDKANYNAMDRKFDSILTNKWTGFPIMIALLMGVFWLTITGANYPSQLISDGLFWVQDRLTDVFQYMGAPDWLHGMLVLGVYRVLAWVVSVMLPPMAIFFPLFTLLEDLGYLPRVAFNLDKYFKKCCACGKQALTMCMGFGCNAAGIVGCRIIDSPRERLIAIITNNFVPCNGRFPTLIAILTMFFVGAAAGPFESVFSAVLLTGMIVLGIFMTFIVSKILSKTILKGVPSSFTLELPPYRKPQIGKVIVRSIFDRTLFVLGRAVVVAAPVGLIIWVMANISFGNMTLLAHCSSFLDPFAKMLGMDGVILLAFILGFPANEIVVPIIIMTYMSSGSIMELDSLWDLKQLLVNNGWTWITAISTMLFSLMHWPCSTTCLTIKKETQSLKWTAVSFAVPTIMGIIVCFAFANVARLFI; this comes from the coding sequence ATGGGGCTGACAAATGACTCTACAGGAATTAAGGCGGTTGATTCTGGATTGGTTATTAAGAAGTCAACGCCAGATGATAAAGTTATCGCGGTAGCAGGTAATCCAAACGTCGGTAAAAGCACAGTTTTTAACAATTTAACAGGGCTTAATCAACATACTGGGAACTGGCCCGGAAAAACTGTTACAAATGCCCAAGGATATTGCCATTACGCGGATTCAACTTATGTTTTAGTCGATATTCCAGGCACATATTCCCTTATGGCACATTCAGTAGAGGAAGAAGTAGCACGAAACTTTATCTGTTTCGGTGATCCGGATGCAGTTGTTGTCGTCTGCGATGCTACCTGTCTGGAACGAAATTTTAATCTTGTTCTACAGACATTGGAAATTACCAACAAAGTAGTCGTTTGCGTCAACCTGATGGATGAAGCCAAGAAGAAGAACATAAGAATTGATTTAGATGCAATATCTCAAAAGCTTGGCGTACCTGTAGTAGGGACGACTGCAAGAAAGAAAAAAAGCTTGGGAAAATTAATGCAGTCTGTTAGTCAGTTGTTATGCCAGCCAGAAGAAAAGTCCCCTTTTCAGATAAAATACTCAAAACCGATAGAAGATGCTATTGCTTACTTGGAGCCTTTTATTAAACAAAAGATTGAGAAAAAGATAAATACACGGTGGCTCAGCCTGAAACTACTTGACTATGATGAAACACTGATTACTGCTCTTAATGAATATCTCGGTTATGAACTGATTAGTGATGAAGAAATCCAGAAAGAATTAAATCTAGCCAAAAAGATTTTGTCGGACGGCGGAATTACCAGTGATGCTTTACGTGATAAAATCGTTTCCGGTTTAGTTTTGGCTGCAGAATATATATGCTCTGATACAGTTCACTTTGACAAAGCCAACTATAATGCGATGGACAGGAAATTTGATAGTATATTGACAAACAAATGGACCGGTTTCCCGATTATGATAGCCCTACTCATGGGCGTTTTCTGGCTAACAATAACAGGAGCCAATTACCCTTCACAGTTGATATCTGATGGGTTGTTTTGGGTTCAAGACCGGCTCACCGACGTTTTTCAATATATGGGTGCACCGGATTGGCTGCATGGAATGCTTGTTCTTGGCGTGTACCGTGTATTGGCATGGGTTGTTTCTGTAATGCTGCCGCCTATGGCGATTTTTTTTCCACTGTTTACCTTGCTTGAGGATTTGGGATATCTGCCCCGCGTTGCTTTTAATTTGGATAAATATTTTAAAAAGTGCTGCGCCTGCGGGAAACAAGCCCTTACCATGTGTATGGGATTCGGATGCAATGCAGCAGGTATTGTCGGGTGTAGAATTATAGACTCACCACGCGAACGATTGATCGCCATAATTACCAATAATTTTGTGCCTTGTAACGGTCGATTTCCGACACTGATCGCTATCTTAACAATGTTTTTTGTCGGTGCCGCCGCCGGACCGTTTGAATCCGTTTTTTCTGCTGTCTTACTTACAGGCATGATTGTTTTAGGCATCTTTATGACTTTCATAGTCTCAAAGATATTGTCAAAGACAATTTTAAAAGGCGTTCCTTCCTCGTTCACGCTGGAGCTTCCGCCGTACCGCAAACCTCAAATTGGCAAGGTCATTGTCCGTTCCATCTTTGACAGAACATTATTTGTACTCGGAAGAGCTGTAGTAGTTGCAGCACCAGTCGGTCTTATTATATGGGTTATGGCTAATATTTCCTTCGGTAATATGACATTGCTTGCCCATTGCTCAAGCTTCTTAGATCCGTTTGCAAAAATGTTAGGAATGGACGGTGTTATTCTTTTAGCGTTTATTTTAGGTTTTCCAGCCAATGAAATCGTAGTTCCAATTATTATTATGACCTATATGTCATCCGGCAGCATCATGGAATTGGATAGCTTATGGGACTTAAAGCAACTATTGGTCAATAACGGCTGGACATGGATTACTGCAATTAGTACAATGCTATTCTCTTTGATGCACTGGCCTTGCTCCACAACCTGTCTTACGATTAAGAAAGAAACTCAAAGCTTGAAATGGACAGCAGTCTCCTTTGCTGTACCGACTATAATGGGGATTATCGTTTGTTTTGCATTTGCTAATGTCGCAAGGCTATTTATATAA
- a CDS encoding transposase: MDNHLHLIIDANGADISKIMHDINFSYAQYFNGMHKRHGHLFQDRFRSKIVKIERYLFALSAYIHNNPTDIGRYENSPEKYYFSSLPVYLGIRHDPFELVDDGFVLDLF; the protein is encoded by the coding sequence ATGGATAATCATTTGCATCTTATAATTGATGCTAATGGAGCTGATATTTCAAAGATAATGCATGATATTAACTTTTCATATGCTCAATATTTCAATGGAATGCATAAAAGACATGGACATTTATTCCAAGACAGGTTTAGAAGCAAAATAGTTAAAATAGAAAGATATTTATTTGCCTTATCGGCATACATACATAATAATCCAACTGATATTGGGAGGTATGAAAATTCTCCTGAAAAGTACTACTTTTCAAGCCTTCCAGTATATTTAGGAATAAGACATGACCCCTTTGAACTTGTTGATGATGGATTTGTATTGGACTTATTTTGA
- a CDS encoding AraC family transcriptional regulator, with amino-acid sequence MKDKQIIGRAIIFIETNLYEPLTVESVANAVSYSYYHFHRYFQVVMGETIGSYIRSRRLTQAAYDLIYSDRKILDIAVSLYFESAESFTRAFRKRYGITPTEYRKNGINVLIGSHQPMQIDKLTECNYANLSPKIVIFQPKFVVGFRFDMSIENNNIIEMWEKLNVQLAKQHYISMNNNRYSIYETGGTCLSNTFNKNSEAAVFIGIEASCDSNIPEGMKLKEISGGKYAKFIHKGKVKNLLSTYYYIWGIWLPKSSFQLDDRDDLECYTEQFLGAENEESQIEIYFPIQ; translated from the coding sequence TTGAAAGATAAGCAAATCATTGGTAGAGCAATTATATTTATTGAAACAAATTTGTATGAACCTTTGACTGTAGAATCAGTTGCTAATGCAGTTTCCTATTCTTATTATCACTTTCACCGTTATTTTCAAGTAGTGATGGGGGAAACAATTGGCAGCTATATCAGAAGTCGGAGGTTGACTCAAGCGGCATATGATCTTATATATAGTGACAGAAAAATTTTAGACATCGCAGTTTCATTGTATTTTGAGTCTGCTGAAAGTTTTACAAGAGCCTTTAGAAAGAGATATGGTATTACACCAACAGAATACAGAAAAAATGGGATTAATGTGCTGATTGGAAGCCATCAGCCGATGCAAATTGACAAACTAACTGAATGCAATTATGCAAATTTATCACCAAAAATCGTAATATTTCAACCTAAATTTGTTGTTGGGTTTAGATTTGACATGAGTATTGAGAATAATAACATTATTGAAATGTGGGAAAAGTTGAACGTTCAATTGGCAAAGCAGCATTATATTTCAATGAATAATAATAGGTATAGTATTTATGAAACAGGTGGTACATGCTTGTCAAACACATTTAATAAAAATAGTGAAGCTGCTGTATTTATAGGGATTGAAGCATCATGTGACTCTAATATACCAGAAGGTATGAAATTAAAAGAAATTAGTGGTGGAAAGTATGCTAAGTTCATACACAAAGGTAAAGTAAAAAATTTACTTTCTACATATTATTATATTTGGGGTATTTGGTTGCCTAAGAGTAGTTTTCAACTTGATGACAGAGATGATCTGGAATGCTACACAGAGCAGTTTTTAGGAGCAGAAAATGAAGAATCACAGATTGAAATTTATTTTCCAATACAATAG